DNA sequence from the Salvia splendens isolate huo1 chromosome 19, SspV2, whole genome shotgun sequence genome:
TAAGTCAGTTAGAATCTATGTTGTAATAGGATTTGGCTGTGTTTTTCTTCCTTCAATATTACTTGGAATATGTTTCATAAGCAAGAGAGCACCAGCATCAAACAGTCATGATCTAAGACAAGATCTAAGACATGGTGACATATTCAAGATAATAAATGAGTAAGTTAAAAGTATGTTAAATGAGTAATTAATTTCAAGCAACAAAGTCTTCACTGCACCTTTATTCTAGAGGAAGACAAGGATgcaagtattaatttaatactatgACTTTATTGaaaaactatattattattattcggCATTGTCGACTAAGTACATTAAAGATTTATAACTATAAACTTCATTTGCTTGCTTCTTAGATTTGGTATCAactaatgaaatttttatttctcaagttaaattaaaagtttaaagATATTAAGACTTCTCTCTTTATGATGAATAAACTTTAAGTTGCACGAATATATATggcaataaaaaatttaaaaaaatatattctcttTACGTTTAATTACTTAGCACGTCTTCTACCTCAgcaattctttaattttttaattgctAATTTTGGGATGGTCTCTAATATTAACTGGGACAGACCTACAGTTCAGCACGATCCATCAATATATGCGGGTTCATAGATTAAATTGAGctctaacacatctttttcaATTCAATACCAGACCCATAAAAAATCCAACTAATCGAATAGTCCTAATCCAAAGATCAGttcaaacactacaaaaaaaactcaccaattagtgacggatatTTCCGTCACTAACCAGTGAATTTTCTTTACTTAACAGATTAGTGACAGATCAAGTTTTGGCAGATCCGTAATTAATCTGTCACTAAAGTTACTGTGATGGAAATTATAGGCGACTGCTTCGCATTAGTGATGGATAAATCTGTCACTATTAGTGACCGACACTAGTTGTTGGCTATTGGATACTATCACTATTTTCCGCTTTTTTTGCAGTGAAATACGATCCACAATTTTATctaattttaacatattttttattGGTAGGACGCTTAGCGAGACTAACTCATTTCAATATGTCACAAAATCTACTCTACAGTGAGTTGCCTATTTCAATGGCAAATCTCACTGAATTAGAAATTTATCAAAACTTGATTCACGGTGCCATTCCCTCTGGAATAGGAAAGCTCAAGCAGTTGGTTGCTCTAGATTTGAGCAATAATTCCCTCAACTATCACTCAATTAACAAGTttgaaaatcttgaaattgGACATCAACAGGTTGGAAGGTGGGGATAGTAAGTCTTccttcaataaaaaaaaaatttgagtaGGAACTCAATCAAAGAACAGATACCTTTTCACCTTGGAGATGTTGCTGCTCTGAGTTTACAGAATATTGATCTTTCTTGGAACAATATTTCTGGTGGAGTCCCTCAATCTGTTTTACATTTCAGAGGTATCAATTTGTCTTACAATCATTCTGGCATAAGTTTTCGATAGAATCATTCTTTGGCAATCCCAAGTTACTTGTTCCGACTACTCCTAATGTGATGGAGGAAGCAAAACATCGAAAAAGATCAGTTATCATTTATGCTGTAGTAATAGTATTTGGCTGTGTTTTTCTGTTCTCAATTTTCTTTGGAGTCTGTTTCTTAAGATAGAGGGCAGCATCATCCACCACACCTGATCTCAAACATGGCCACATATTCAAGATTTGGAACTTCGATGGCAACATCGCCTATCAAGATATCATCCAAGCAACACAAGACTTTGACATCAGATACTGCATCGGAACTGGAAGAAGAGAGTAAATGTATTGCAAATGTGTCTTTTATACTGCATCGGAACTGGAAGAAGAGAGCATGTTTCTCATCTATGACTATATGGAAAGAGGAAGTCTCTTTAGCGTGTTGAAGTATGATGAGCTGAACTGGAAGAAGAGAGTAAATGTATTGCAAATGCGCTATCTTACTTGCATCACGATTGCAGCCCTCCTATTCTACACAGACACATTTCAAGCAGCAACATACTCTTGGATTCAGAGTTTGAAGGTAGTTTATCGGATTTTGATACAGCTAGATTGTTGGATCTACATTCATCCAATCAGACTCTACTAGTCGGGACTCGAGGCTATATTGCACCAGGTTTAAATATTGCTTACCATACCACATCTTCAATTAACACATTAACTCTATCCATGAATTTGATGATGCCATGTTTATTGGTTGCAGAGTTGGCCTTCACAATGGTGGTTACAGAAAAATGTGATGCATACAGCTTCGGAGTTTTGGCATTGGAAGTCATGTTTGGAGATCATCCAGGGGATTTCATTTCCTCCATGACGATGGTGAAGAGATCCACGCAGTTTGCTCCAAACATGATGGTGCAACAACTCATGGACAAGAGGCTACCATCTCTAGACGAAGATGTAAGAATGTCGAGGAAAATGCATAAGCTGTGATCCAAAGTTGAGGCCGTCAATGAAGGAGGTGGCTCAGGAACTCGTTAAGCACCCACCACAGCTGCCAATGCCATCCCGTTCCATATCAGTGCTTCATCTCATGTATTCAGATTGAACTCACTGCATCCTTCTtcttatatactactccctccgtcccttataatttgtcaccatttgacccggcacggattttaagaaatgtaataaacagtttgttgaaaaagttagtggcttGTGCGTCCTacttttatactcccttcgtccacaaaagatgtcacacttgtgggacggcacgacattttaggaggttttgttttgtgtgttaaatgaagagagaaaataaaacttttatattcatgtgagagagaatttttttcaaaaatgaaaatgtgacatcttttgtgcgacaaactaaaaaggaaagtgtgacaccTATTATGGGACCGAGagagtatattagttttataatagaatgtgagtgggaatgagttagtggactgtagggtccactacaaaaaatggtaaaagtgaaaggtgacaaatttttagggacggacaaaaatagaaatatgtgacaaattttcagggacgaagagagtaataaATTTACAGGGACAATATTGTCATTGTTTTTACAATCAAGATCAAATatatgttgatatatgtgcATGTACTCATAAACTAACAATAATAGGAGTGTGGCTTTAATATAACAAAATAGAActagaaagaaaatgaaaatataataactgattatttttatataaagaTAAAAGGAATAAAGTTTTTTGAActagaaagaaaatgaaaatataataactgattatttttatataaagaTAAAAGGAATAaagttttttgaaaaataaaaagtgacTGTCTTAATTGAAATaagcaaaaaaataaattatgagacagaaaatggagtactaattaaaaGCAATAAAGCTAACAACTCTGTGAGTTGGAATTTTCTATGATATATCTTTCCTTAAATATTCAATTGTTGAGAGTAAGTGTAATATATAGTATCTTAAAATATCAAATACTCCATTTTTTCCCATTTTGGTCTATCATACATAGTTTGTCTCATTtaactttttatcatttttttagtgGACCACATACGTCAttaactcatttctactcacattttattataaaactaatatataaaagtaggacccacatcccactaactttttcaacccacttttcattacatttcttaaaacctgtgtccggtcaaagtgagactaagatggagggagtaataggtTTTCAGattagaaaataattttgtGGAATATCTTGTAGACTTGCCCCTTGTAGGTTGGGTTGATTAATTATGGTTAATAGTGACTTGAGTATTGACTTCTAAGTCCAAGTCAATGGCAATTGACCGTTTACTTCAATTCTTACTCTCTCCTTATGTTCGGAGCATTTTTTATTTAGCATagtattttttgtaattttattttgtaggttgtgtggaaaaaataaaaattataaagaaaataaagtaaaaaataatgtTTTGATTTTAAATAATATGTCCATAGAGTTTGatattataaaaaagaaaatgtgtcatttaaagtaatacaaaaaaatagtactataatacaaacaaaataattaaaccaaaataaatactagtatatcagTCCACATAATATAGTCTTATTTTCTCTTTTGGTATGTCCACAAAAATTATGctctatttatttatagtaactTTTTATCATTAATAATATGAGCCACAATTTTCTAAAACTACTTCAGTCACTTTTG
Encoded proteins:
- the LOC121779247 gene encoding MDIS1-interacting receptor like kinase 2-like, with protein sequence MANLTELEIYQNLIHGAIPSGIGKLKQLVALDLSNNSLNYHSINKFENLEIGHQQRAASSTTPDLKHGHIFKIWNFDGNIAYQDIIQATQDFDIRYCIGTGRRDPPILHRHISSSNILLDSEFEGSLSDFDTARLLDLHSSNQTLLVGTRGYIAPELAFTMVVTEKCDAYSFGVLALEVMFGDHPGDFISSMTMVKRSTQFAPNMMVQQLMDKRLPSLDEDVRMSRKMHKL